The Carnobacterium mobile DSM 4848 genome includes a window with the following:
- the dhaK gene encoding dihydroxyacetone kinase subunit DhaK — protein sequence MKKIINDPSSVLDEMLSGLTFAYEDLVERLPETNVIHRKTAQNKKVALVSGGGSGHEPAHAGFVGKGMLSAAVCGEVFTSPTPDQIYEAIKASDEGEGVFLIIKNYSGDVMNFDMAKDLAEMDDIAVEFVIVDDDVAVEDSTYTAGKRGIAGTVLVHKILGAAAEKGASLAEIKELADKLVSNVKSIGVALRAATVPEVGKPGFELAEDEIEFGVGIHGEPGYRREKIKPSKDLAKELIERLKSEFQWEKEEQYAVLVNGMGGTPLMEQFIFMNDVKNLLAEEGIVLAYKKVGDYMTSIDMQGLSLTLVKLEDGQWLDYLTAPVTTIAW from the coding sequence ATGAAAAAAATTATTAACGATCCCTCATCTGTTTTAGATGAAATGCTTAGCGGGCTTACGTTTGCTTATGAAGATTTAGTTGAACGTCTGCCGGAAACAAATGTGATTCATCGCAAAACTGCTCAAAATAAAAAAGTTGCTTTAGTCAGCGGCGGCGGTAGTGGACATGAACCTGCTCATGCTGGGTTTGTCGGGAAAGGCATGCTGTCTGCAGCTGTTTGCGGGGAAGTCTTTACTTCTCCAACTCCTGATCAAATTTATGAAGCCATTAAAGCCAGCGATGAAGGAGAAGGCGTGTTTCTGATTATTAAAAATTATTCAGGAGATGTCATGAACTTTGATATGGCAAAAGATTTAGCTGAAATGGACGATATTGCGGTTGAATTTGTGATTGTAGACGATGATGTGGCAGTTGAAGACAGTACGTATACTGCTGGAAAAAGAGGGATCGCCGGAACAGTTCTCGTGCACAAAATACTCGGTGCTGCTGCTGAGAAAGGGGCATCCTTAGCTGAAATCAAAGAACTGGCAGATAAACTGGTCTCTAATGTCAAATCAATCGGGGTTGCTTTAAGAGCTGCTACTGTACCTGAAGTTGGCAAACCAGGTTTTGAGTTAGCGGAAGATGAAATTGAATTTGGCGTCGGGATCCATGGCGAACCGGGTTACCGTAGAGAAAAAATCAAACCTTCTAAAGACCTGGCAAAAGAACTGATCGAACGGTTAAAATCAGAATTTCAGTGGGAAAAGGAAGAACAATATGCGGTATTGGTAAATGGCATGGGCGGAACTCCTTTAATGGAACAATTTATTTTTATGAACGATGTTAAAAATTTATTGGCTGAAGAAGGAATCGTCTTAGCTTATAAAAAAGTCGGCGATTATATGACTTCTATTGATATGCAAGGTTTATCATTAACTTTAGTTAAGCTGGAAGATGGCCAATGGCTCGATTATTTAACAGCACCGGTAACCACTATTGCTTGGTGA
- a CDS encoding DUF7309 domain-containing protein: MEQEKQLFSLAKKLYEEKFWNDYWDTDLIAIQLENQKEPIMISILGKSEQNYGFLFYRNSKELSYFFDIVEQSNWRNQRTPGEILQLQKCLALEYENRLDLDKKAYQRIKSSGISFRGKKAWPIFMDYCPGYYPYPAEKADERMLIDVMEKLLDTAKDFRKKLAFYETERMSQEILLRTYHKDGSYEDGVLNLAKYIADGAAHVEEAPVLVTKFEMKRVASQKFGTSIWELDVGFIETPIIPSEGGRPYFPTLLLVVNSETGQIICSEFIKPGDTESLQRLLIQLILSENGRPATIVVDACRYAHIACDLGKLFSQLDIELTPIQKLPLISVIKEDMLEYLEQ, encoded by the coding sequence ATGGAGCAGGAAAAGCAATTATTTTCGCTAGCCAAAAAGCTGTATGAAGAAAAATTTTGGAATGATTATTGGGATACAGATTTAATTGCGATTCAATTAGAAAATCAAAAAGAGCCCATAATGATTTCTATTCTAGGTAAGTCTGAACAGAATTATGGATTTTTATTTTATCGGAATTCCAAAGAACTATCTTATTTTTTTGATATAGTGGAACAATCAAACTGGCGGAATCAGCGTACACCGGGGGAAATACTCCAATTACAGAAATGCCTTGCTTTAGAATATGAAAACCGGCTGGACTTGGATAAAAAAGCTTATCAGCGTATCAAATCAAGCGGTATTTCCTTCAGAGGAAAAAAAGCTTGGCCAATATTCATGGATTATTGCCCTGGTTATTATCCTTATCCTGCTGAAAAAGCAGATGAACGTATGCTGATAGATGTGATGGAAAAGCTGCTGGATACTGCAAAAGATTTTCGAAAAAAATTGGCTTTTTATGAAACAGAGCGCATGAGTCAGGAGATTTTGTTGCGTACATACCATAAAGATGGAAGCTATGAAGATGGCGTACTTAATTTAGCGAAATATATTGCGGATGGTGCTGCTCATGTTGAAGAAGCGCCAGTTTTAGTAACTAAATTTGAAATGAAACGAGTTGCTTCCCAAAAATTCGGAACTTCTATCTGGGAATTGGATGTTGGTTTCATAGAAACGCCTATCATTCCGTCAGAGGGAGGCCGCCCTTACTTTCCAACTCTTTTATTAGTGGTAAATAGTGAGACAGGGCAAATTATTTGTAGTGAATTTATTAAACCGGGAGACACAGAATCGCTTCAGCGCCTATTGATTCAGCTGATTCTTTCAGAAAATGGTCGGCCAGCTACCATTGTGGTTGATGCATGCCGGTATGCTCACATTGCCTGTGATTTAGGAAAGTTATTCAGCCAATTAGATATTGAATTGACACCGATCCAAAAATTGCCGCTGATTTCAGTTATTAAAGAAGATATGTTAGAGTATCTAGAGCAATAG
- a CDS encoding NAD(P)H-dependent oxidoreductase yields MKTLIIISHPDIRESSSQQYLLSSIPGEPEVTVHHLEETYPDFKIDSMKEQELIAEHDRIIFQFPLYWYSSPPLLKKWQDEVLTENFAYGKNGHHLQDKEFGLVLTIGASKNEYQAGGKEHFSITELTKPFQAMALKTGMVYLKPLSIHQFSYLTEEQKMELLIEYQLLLTHEKDTSLASRENWFLNQLEQTDLTTLAEEDSFKLQHVMEIIEENRETMDDLKLSLEEME; encoded by the coding sequence TTGAAAACCTTGATTATCATTTCTCATCCGGATATTAGAGAATCCAGCAGCCAACAGTATTTGCTGAGCTCCATACCAGGTGAGCCAGAGGTGACAGTCCATCACCTGGAAGAAACGTATCCTGATTTTAAAATTGACAGTATGAAAGAACAAGAATTGATTGCTGAGCATGACCGCATTATTTTTCAATTCCCACTTTATTGGTACAGTTCTCCTCCTTTACTCAAAAAGTGGCAAGATGAAGTACTGACAGAAAATTTTGCTTACGGGAAAAACGGCCATCACTTGCAAGATAAAGAATTTGGCTTAGTTTTGACAATAGGCGCTTCAAAAAATGAATACCAAGCTGGCGGAAAAGAGCATTTCAGTATCACTGAATTAACCAAGCCTTTTCAAGCAATGGCACTTAAAACGGGGATGGTTTATCTTAAACCTTTATCTATCCACCAATTTTCTTATTTGACAGAAGAACAAAAAATGGAACTCTTAATAGAGTATCAACTTCTGTTAACACATGAAAAAGACACTAGTTTAGCCAGCCGTGAAAATTGGTTTTTAAACCAATTAGAACAGACCGATTTAACGACCTTGGCTGAAGAAGATAGCTTTAAACTACAACATGTTATGGAAATTATCGAAGAGAATCGTGAAACGATGGATGATTTAAAATTATCGTTGGAAGAAATGGAATAG
- the dhaM gene encoding dihydroxyacetone kinase phosphoryl donor subunit DhaM: MSKEYGVLLVSHVEGLANGVATLLNEVAKEVTIKTAGGTSEGEVGTSFDKIEATLNSFEEDKIVAFYDLGSAKMNLELAIEMSDKQVTFYDAAFVEGAYTAAALLQAEAPLEAVEDQLKALVVK; the protein is encoded by the coding sequence ATGAGTAAAGAATATGGTGTTTTATTGGTTTCGCATGTAGAAGGCTTGGCAAATGGAGTTGCGACTTTATTAAACGAAGTCGCCAAGGAAGTGACGATTAAAACTGCCGGAGGAACGTCTGAAGGCGAGGTCGGTACCAGTTTTGATAAAATTGAAGCAACCTTAAATTCATTTGAAGAAGATAAAATTGTTGCTTTTTATGATTTAGGCAGCGCTAAAATGAATTTAGAGCTAGCAATTGAAATGTCTGATAAACAAGTTACTTTTTATGACGCTGCTTTTGTGGAAGGAGCTTACACAGCTGCTGCTTTACTGCAGGCAGAAGCCCCACTTGAAGCCGTTGAAGACCAATTGAAAGCATTGGTCGTAAAATAA
- the dhaL gene encoding dihydroxyacetone kinase subunit DhaL — translation MVSLESMKKWMTLFTAQLLENKDYLSELDTAIGDGDHGNNLARGAAALNEAFASKEPEDVTALLKLTGMTLVSKVGGASGPLYGSAFISMAKASQDSTDLAALLEAGLDGIQKRGKAEAGEKTMVDEWVPVVEAVKAKNLTTDLIEDSVQKTKDMKATKGRASYLGERSVGHIDPGAMSSSYLFKTMMEAGVYNE, via the coding sequence ATGGTCTCTCTTGAAAGTATGAAAAAATGGATGACACTTTTCACAGCTCAACTATTAGAAAATAAAGATTATTTAAGTGAACTAGACACCGCTATCGGGGATGGCGACCATGGCAATAACCTAGCACGTGGAGCTGCCGCGCTAAATGAAGCCTTTGCGTCCAAAGAACCTGAAGATGTCACAGCTTTATTGAAGTTAACGGGAATGACCCTAGTAAGCAAAGTCGGAGGAGCTTCAGGACCTTTATACGGCTCCGCTTTTATCAGTATGGCCAAAGCTAGCCAAGACAGCACAGACTTAGCCGCTCTACTGGAAGCTGGGCTTGACGGCATTCAAAAAAGAGGAAAAGCTGAAGCGGGCGAGAAAACGATGGTCGATGAATGGGTTCCAGTGGTTGAAGCGGTTAAAGCTAAAAATTTAACGACTGATTTAATTGAAGACAGCGTGCAAAAAACGAAAGACATGAAAGCAACTAAAGGGCGTGCTTCTTATTTAGGCGAGCGTTCTGTCGGACACATTGATCCCGGAGCTATGTCTAGCAGTTACCTCTTTAAGACCATGATGGAAGCTGGTGTATATAATGAGTAA